The following are encoded in a window of Magnolia sinica isolate HGM2019 chromosome 11, MsV1, whole genome shotgun sequence genomic DNA:
- the LOC131218232 gene encoding uncharacterized protein LOC131218232, producing the protein MSSISMEIKRVSSEPKSGSGLPPLKPKFEHLKAHEMSNGRVQFQKVSVPPHRYTLMKKAWMEIYKPIYEQMNIDIRMNLNARKVELKTRPDTPDVSNLQKCADFVHAFMLGFDVIDAVALLRLDDLYVDSFEIKDLKTL; encoded by the coding sequence ATGTCCTCCATCTCCATGGAGATCAAAAGGGTTTCTTCAGAGCCTAAATCTGGGTCTGGTCTTCCCCCATTAAAGCCCAAGTTCGAGCATCTCAAAGCCCATGAGATGTCCAACGGCCGAGTTCAATTCCAGAAAGTCTCCGTCCCTCCACACCGTTACACGCTAATGAAGAAAGCATGGATGGAAATCTACAAGCCCATATACGAACAGATGAATATCGACATTCGTATGAATCTCAATGCTCGGAAAGTGGAATTGAAGACAAGACCGGATACTCCGGATGTCAGCAACCTACAGAAATGTGCAGATTTTGTTCATGCCTTCATGCTtggatttgatgtcatcgacgcaGTTGCGCTTCTGCGTCTGGATGATCTCTATGTTGATTCTTTCGAGATCAAGGACCTCAAGACGCTTTGA
- the LOC131218541 gene encoding lysophospholipid acyltransferase LPEAT1-like isoform X2 translates to MDRELRQFSTPPSQPTADGGPHSESDWPLLTCDPPFPVSPDDLLELHQKFAPYVRSDVYGTMGRGDLPWEEKFLLAAAFATLVPFRVTVGSAIVILYYLICRLCTGLTDSDGDDEQQGYVDMVGWRRFLIVYSGRFLARAMLFMLGFYWIDEFYLTSSGEDEDIDENERRERFEDFERPGVIVSNHISYLDILYHISSFFPSFVAKKSVAKLPIVGFISKCIGCVYVQRESKSTDSKGVSGIVKERVLAARQNKLAPLMLLFPEGTTTNGDFLLPFKTGAFLSKTPVLPVILRYPYERFSPAWDTISAVRHVILLLCQFVNYMEVTYLPIYYPSKQEKEDLKLYASNVRKLMARKGNLILSDMGLPEKRIYHAALNDFFHLHDSGSWSIRGA, encoded by the exons ATGGACCGTGAGCTCAGACAGTTCTCCACGCCACCTTCCCAACCCACcgcagatggtgggccccactccgaATCCGATTGGCCCCTTCTCACATGCGACCCTCCATTCCCCGTCTCCCCCGACGATCTCCTCGAGCTCCACCAGAAGTTCGCTCCCTACGTCCGTTCCGACGTGTACGGAACGATGGGGAGGGGCGATCTGCCATGGGAGGAGAAATTCCTGCTCGCGGCCGCCTTCGCCACACTTGTACCGTTTCGCGTGACCGTCGGATCGGCGATCGTGATCCTGTACTATCTGATCTGTCGGTTGTGCACGGGGCTCACCGATTCAGATGGGGATGACGAGCAGCAAGGTTACGTTGATATGGTAGGGTGGCGGAGATTCCTCATCGTGTATAGCGGGCGGTTTCTTGCTCGGGCGATGCTCTTCATGCTCGGGTTTTATTGGATTGATGAGTTCTATCTAACTTCATCCGGTGAGGATGAAGATATTGATGAG AATGAGCGCAGAGAGCGATTTGAAGATTTTGAAAGGCCTGGGGTGATCGTATCGAACCACATATCATATTTGGATATTTTGTATCATATATCATCGTTTTTTCCTAGCTTTGTTGCAAAG AAATCAGTTGCTAAACTTCCCATAGTTGGTTTCATCAG CAAGTGTATTGGTTGTGTCTATGTTCAGAGAGAATCCAAATCAACTGATTCAAAGGGTGTTTCAG GAATTGTGAAGGAAAGAGTTCTAGCAGCCCGCCAAAATAAACTTGCACCATTGATGCTACTTTTTCCAG AGGGCACAACTACGAATGGAGATTTCCTCCTTCCGTTTAAGACGGGTGCTTTTCTATCCAAAACGCCAGTCCTTCCAGTGATCCTAAGATATCCTTACGAAAGATTTAGTCCAGCATGGGACACTATATCTGCG GTCCGCCATGTAATTTTGCTTCTTTGTCAATTTGTGAATTATATGGAGGTGACCTACCTACCCATCTACTACCCTTCAAAGCAAGAGAAAGAAGACCTGAAACTCTATGCAAGTAATGTACGAAAGCTAATGGCTAGGAAG
- the LOC131218541 gene encoding lysophospholipid acyltransferase LPEAT1-like isoform X3, producing MDRELRQFSTPPSQPTADGGPHSESDWPLLTCDPPFPVSPDDLLELHQKFAPYVRSDVYGTMGRGDLPWEEKFLLAAAFATLVPFRVTVGSAIVILYYLICRLCTGLTDSDGDDEQQGYVDMVGWRRFLIVYSGRFLARAMLFMLGFYWIDEFYLTSSGEDEDIDENERRERFEDFERPGVIVSNHISYLDILYHISSFFPSFVAKKSVAKLPIVGFISKCIGCVYVQRESKSTDSKGVSGIVKERVLAARQNKLAPLMLLFPEGTTTNGDFLLPFKTGAFLSKTPVLPVILRYPYERFSPAWDTISAVRHVILLLCQFVNYMEVTYLPIYYPSKQEKEDLKLYASNVRKLMARKIFFTCMIRVHGPFVVRKLSCRRANG from the exons ATGGACCGTGAGCTCAGACAGTTCTCCACGCCACCTTCCCAACCCACcgcagatggtgggccccactccgaATCCGATTGGCCCCTTCTCACATGCGACCCTCCATTCCCCGTCTCCCCCGACGATCTCCTCGAGCTCCACCAGAAGTTCGCTCCCTACGTCCGTTCCGACGTGTACGGAACGATGGGGAGGGGCGATCTGCCATGGGAGGAGAAATTCCTGCTCGCGGCCGCCTTCGCCACACTTGTACCGTTTCGCGTGACCGTCGGATCGGCGATCGTGATCCTGTACTATCTGATCTGTCGGTTGTGCACGGGGCTCACCGATTCAGATGGGGATGACGAGCAGCAAGGTTACGTTGATATGGTAGGGTGGCGGAGATTCCTCATCGTGTATAGCGGGCGGTTTCTTGCTCGGGCGATGCTCTTCATGCTCGGGTTTTATTGGATTGATGAGTTCTATCTAACTTCATCCGGTGAGGATGAAGATATTGATGAG AATGAGCGCAGAGAGCGATTTGAAGATTTTGAAAGGCCTGGGGTGATCGTATCGAACCACATATCATATTTGGATATTTTGTATCATATATCATCGTTTTTTCCTAGCTTTGTTGCAAAG AAATCAGTTGCTAAACTTCCCATAGTTGGTTTCATCAG CAAGTGTATTGGTTGTGTCTATGTTCAGAGAGAATCCAAATCAACTGATTCAAAGGGTGTTTCAG GAATTGTGAAGGAAAGAGTTCTAGCAGCCCGCCAAAATAAACTTGCACCATTGATGCTACTTTTTCCAG AGGGCACAACTACGAATGGAGATTTCCTCCTTCCGTTTAAGACGGGTGCTTTTCTATCCAAAACGCCAGTCCTTCCAGTGATCCTAAGATATCCTTACGAAAGATTTAGTCCAGCATGGGACACTATATCTGCG GTCCGCCATGTAATTTTGCTTCTTTGTCAATTTGTGAATTATATGGAGGTGACCTACCTACCCATCTACTACCCTTCAAAGCAAGAGAAAGAAGACCTGAAACTCTATGCAAGTAATGTACGAAAGCTAATGGCTAGGAAG